TTATCTAATCTAAGGCATCGTATCGGAATTTCAACTGCAAGCTCCAGAACGTGTTCCAAATCACCTGCCGCTGCATGGCGTGACAAAAGGTGAAGGTGCCCCAAAATATCAATAAAACTCTTGGGACCTTGGCTGCTCTTGGCTGTAATCTCTTCTCGGCTTTCCATTGGATTCACGCCCAGCGAAGCATGATATTAGCGCAACTGAGTATCTTTAGGCAATTCCTATTCTTAAATTGGCAACTAAATATAAGCAAATTATTTTTTCTATATTTTTGCAAGCAGCCAATTCAGAGCTTAAAATATTGACTGTCTGAGGTTACAATTAGTTGGAAATTGTGCGCCTGCACCTTGCCAAACCAGATTGTTGTTAAGGTTGCTAGAAAAGACGCCCTCCCTGACTCGGTGTTTTCTTTCTACTTTAGAAATCCGTTTTGTCCTTTGGCGCTTATTTGTTTCTTGTTATCTTAGAATTTTTCCTTTATATAGCTGGTTGTTGGTAGCTGAGGTAAAATAAAGGGAATAATGGCTTGGCCTATGCTTGGTAGTAATTATAGGTCATCCCATGGAAGCAGTCAAGTTTTTTTCTTTAGAAACTTCTAAAATTACGCCACCATGCTTTCCCTTAATTTTATCTTTATCAGCTTTTCTAGAAGGAATATTGTTTTAGAAGCATAAAGAATATTTGGCATAATTGTTGAACAACCAACCACTTCCTTGGAAAAGGGGCATAGAATTGAGTAAGTTGCTTGCGGGCGTTGCAAAGTCGGTAATTAATCCTCCAGTCGGAGTAGATCTTAGCGGCTATGCTAGCAGAACCAGCGGAAGCATTGGTATTCATGATGATCTGCATGCAAAAGCACTGGTCATTTCAGATGGCTCGACAAAGGCAGCAGTTGTTACCCTTGACCTTCTCGGCATAGATGCTAGGCAGGTTGCTGATTTGCGAGCCGAGATATCATCAAAGACTGATATCCCAATGGGCAATATCCTGATTTCTGCATCACACACCCATACAGGACCAGCCACACAAGAGCTGAGGGTTTGCGGCAGAGTACATGAGCAGTATATCAGAGATTTGCTGAAAAAGATCGCGGTGACGGTCAAAGAAGCAGAAGGATGCATGCAGCCTGCAGAATTTGGCTATTCGGTTGGCAGGGCAAATATCGCTGTCAATCGGCGGCTTCGCACTCAAACCGGCGAAACTCATTTAATGCCAAATCCCGCTGGAGTAACTGACCCCGATGTCGGTGTTTGGTACTTTAGAAACATGAAAGGTGACCCAATTGCCATTCTTTTCAACTATGCCTGCCATGCTGTAGTTATTGGCGATGTGCTCGAGATTTCTGCTGATTGGCCAGGTGCGGCACAGCGGGTGCTTGAGAAGGATGTCGGTGGCCAAGCAATGTTCTTGCAAGGATGTTGTGGAAATATCAACCCACGAGAGCGTTTTTCATGGCAAGTTGTCGAAAAGTTGGGTGGAGAGGTTGCTGATGCAGTAAAGAACGTTTTGCCGGATATTCATCTAACAAGCGACGCAAAGATTAGTGTTGCTAGGGAAGTCATAGAATTGCCGCTACAGCCGCCTCCAAGCCGTGAGGAACTTGAACGAATCATTGCTGAGACGGAGAAATCAATGCAAGCAAGTGAACCTACTTCGACTGATTGGCGTATTAATGCCGCATATAATGATTGGGCAAAAACCCTCCTTACAGGGGAAAGTAAAGCCTCCGTCTCAATTGAGGTTTTTAGGCTCCGATTGGGAGATTATAACATCATTACTCTTCCTGGAGAGGCATTTGTGGAGTATGCCTTGCAGATAAAGGCAATGAAGCCAAACACCATAGTCGCCGCATACTCGAATGGCAATATCGGTTACATTCCAACCAAATCAGCTTTCCCCGAGAAAGGCTATGAGGTTGAAGTAGCATACAAGCTTTATGGAGAGCAAGTGATAACAGATGAGGCTGAGGATTTAATCCTTACCACTGCGCGTCGGTTGCTTACTTGAAAATGATTCAGACCTCTGGTAACTTAGTAAGCACTTTGACAAATGATTATGGGATATAGGTGAAAGAAAGTGAGTGTTAAAGAAGCAAATTCAGTAGTTGATTTTTCATTTCAATTGCCAGCCGAACAGGGAATGCGGGGCGTTTTGCTACTAGATTGTAATCATCAAATAACATCCATCGATCCAGGTTTCTGCGAATTGTTTGGCGTATCGTCGTCTGAAATGATAGGGAAGGATAGGTTGCAAGCAATGCTCCAAATCCCAAACCTTCGCTTCCGAAATCCTGGCGCTTTTATTGAGAGTTGTCAAGGCTTAGTCAGTAGACCCAAAAAGATTCTTGACGATGTGTTTGAGATAGTAAGCCCAACCCATCGAATACTTCATAGATACAGCAGTCCTCTCTTTGACAGCGAGGGTAGATGCCTAGGGAGGATAGAGATCTATAGTGACATCACTAGAAGACGTGAGCTTGAGCACAGAGTTCGGCAGGCATATGAGGAACTAAGGACTACCCAAGACCAACTTATTCAATCCGAGAAACTTCGGGCGGTGGGAGAAATTGCCAGTGGCGTTGCGCATGATTTTAATAATGTGCTTGGTATTATCTTAGGAAACATTCAACTTCTGGCTCGTACAACGAAAGATGAGGCTGTTCTTACTCGCTTAAACGCTATGGAACGAGCAGCTCTCGATGCGGCAGAGACTGTTCGAAGAATTCGCGAATTCACCAAAGTAAAACCCGACGAACCATTTTGTCCCATTGATTTGACTGCCCTTGCGTCAGAGGTAGTGGAAATGCTCCGTCCAATGTGGGAAGATTCGATGCAGGCGCAAGGGAGCAAAATTGAAGTCAACATTCATCCATTAGAAAGAGCATTTGCCTTGGGTGTTGCTGCCGAGATTCGCGAAGTCCTTGCAAATGTTCTTCTAAACGCCATACAAGCAATGCCTTTCGGTGGCAAGATTGATATTGTAGTAGGAAGAAATAATGATTCATCCTGGGTGCGAGTGGTTGACACAGGAATTGGTATGTCGGAAGATGTGAAAAAGCGGGTATTCGATCCTTTTTTCACTACCCGCGGGGTCGAAGGTGCCGGTCTCGGAATGAGTGTGGCCTATGGAATCATTAGCCGGCATAATGGCAATATCTCAATAGAAAGTAAGCCTGGAGAAGGCACGAGCGTAACTATATCTCTTCCAGCTGCATTTGAGATTCCACAGAGTGATTCAGCAACTCCCGAAAAAGGGACCGCCAAACCAGCGCGAATTCTCGTCGTAGAAGACGAAGAAATGTTCGCAGAGGTGTTTTTTGAAATGCTGACTGAATGTGGACACGCGGTCTGCATTGCTAAAAGCGGGGAGGAAGCGATAGAAAAGTTTAAGGTGAACAATTTTGATATTGTGTTTACAGACCTGGGGATGCCAAGCATGTCCGGATGGCAGGTTGCAAGGGAAATAAAAAATATCGAACCAAGAACGCCTGTAGTTCTCCTTACAGGTTGGGGTACGTCCGTTAACCAGATTGATGTGGAAGATTCAAGCATTGATATGGTCCTTTCGAAACCAGTTAAATTCGAAGATCTTTCATCAATAGTGGCGGAAGCTTTGGCGAAAAAGGGTTCCTGAAGTGAGCAGTAAATATGTCTTAGTTATAGATGATGAGGAAGGTATTCGAACCGTTCTTGCAGACCTTTTCGGAGAGATGGGGTGGCATGTTTGCGAGGCTAAAGATGGCAAGAGCGGTCTTGACTTAGCGTTGTCGGAGGACTTCGACCTTATAATCCTCGATCTCAGCCTCCCTCGTCTTGATGGATTGGCTTTGCTTCGCAAGCTTAGGGAGTCAAAACCTGATGTTCCAGTTATCATAATCACCGGCTACGCCACAATGAAGAGTGCAATTGAAGCTCTTAAGCTAGGTGCATTTGATTATGTTACCAAACCATTTGATTTAAGCGAAGTTCAAATCATCGCCCAGCATGCTGTTGAGCGCCAGCGCTTGATATATGAAAATCGCTATCTGAAAAACGAACTTCGGCAACGCCATGGTTTCGATAACGTCATTGGCCTTACGAAAAAAGTACAGAAGGCGTATATTCTCGCTGCAAAAGTTGCTGACAGCAACGCTTCAGTCCTAATTTTAGGAGAGACAGGCGTAGGCAAGGAATACCTAGCCCGAGCAATTCATTATCAAAGTGCGAGGGCAGATGGTCCATTTGTTAAAGTAAGTTGTGCAGCCTTGCCAGAAGCGCTTCTAGAAAGCGAGCTTTTTGGCCACGAGAAAGGAGCCTTCACTGGGGCAATTGCGCGCAGAATTGGGCGCTTTGAGATGGCGGATGGCGGCACTCTATTTCTTGATGAAATCGGTGATATAACTCCAGCAACTCAAGTAAAGCTCCTTCGAGTCCTTCAAGAAAAGCAATTTGAGCGCGTGGGAGGAAGCGAAACAATAAGTGTAGATGTGCGAATCATTGCTGCTACAAACAAAGATCTTAAAAAAGCCATTGCCAACAAAGAGTTTCGCGAGGACTTATATTACCGCCTTAATGTAATAACTATAAATCTCCCGCCGCTTAGAGAGCGTGTTGAGGACATACCGGAGCTTGTTCGCCACTTCATCGCAAAATACAATAGCGAGACCGGGAAATCCATTGAGGGCATTTCGCCAGAGGGAATTGCAATGCTCCAAAACTATCAGTGGCCTGGTAATATCAGGGAGCTTGAGAATTGCATTGAGCGTGCTGTAATCCTTTGTCATGGGCGAACAATTCTTCCCCAACATATCCTCTTAAGCGAAGAAAATGTCCCATTTTCCACCCCCGCATTTTCAAGCGATGGCATGAGGTCTCTTAAAGATGTCGAGAAGGAACACATCGCCAATGTTCTTGCCAAATGCAATTGGAACCAAAGTCGCGCCGCATCAATCCTCGGAATAGACCGCAAAACTCTCCGCAATAAAATTAGGGAATATGGGCTTGGCATGGAAATTGCTGGCTCCAACCCTGATTATGAGCAATAAATCCTCCAATAATCTAAATGTGTATTTTCAACAAATTGCTTTTTGCCTTGCAAGAGCACGTGATGAAAGAGAAATCGCCGAAATAGCCAACAATTGGGCAGCCGAGGTTAGAGAGTATGTAAATGCCGAAAGACTTTCGGCGGCAAGTAGGATGGCAGGTTGGCTTGCTCACCGACTTAATAATTCGCTTGGAGCGATATCAGGAAATGCACAGCTTCTTGCCAGGCGACTGCAGCGTGATATTAGCGATGAAACTGCTCTTCCAACGTATCTGAGGCACGTTGAGAGCATCCAGGTTGAGACCGAGCGATGTGCTCAAATAACATCCAATCTGTTGAGTTTTACTCGTTCTCGCAGCGTAGAATTAGGAAGAGTAGACGTGAAGCAGGCAGTGGAAGAGGCTACCATACTTGCCTCCTACAATCGTGGCAAGACAGATATTGCCTATGGTAAGGGACTGACCAATGGTAACATCTATGCACTTGCAGATAAAGAATTGTTTGTTCGAGCTATCTACGAAGTATTGGTAAATGCTATTCAAGCATCCGAGGGACGGAAAGTATATGTTGATGTTGAATTAGTTCCTCCCGAAAGCCCTGAGTGGGTTCATGTATTGATAGCCGATTCTGGTCCCGGGATACCGGAGGATATTTTGCTGGACATTTTCGATCCATTCTTTTCCACTCGAGAAAAAGCACAAGGGCTTGGTTTGACTATAAGCTTAGCAGTAATGCGCCAGATGGGTGGGTCGGTCGAAGTAATGCACACGGGGCCAGAGGGCACCGTGATGGCAATCAAAGTGTCAGCAAGGAGGTAAGAAGTTGAGCCGGGCACGAATTCTCGTTGTGGATGACGAACAGAAGCTTTGCGATATCTTAAAGGATATTCTGGAAATAGAGGGATATGAAGTTGAGATATGTTTTGATGAAGCCTCGGCTTATGAAAAACTTGCCTCCAATCAGTTTGACATAGCCATTGTGGATGTCTTTATATCCAACGAGCCGTCTGGCATCTTGTTAGCTAGGCATATAGCTGAGTGTTATCCAGAGACAAGCCTGATTCTAATGACTGGTTTTGCAGACGAAGCGGATATTTGCCGGGCCTTCGAGGCTGGAGCCTATGCCTGTATTACTAAGCCTTTCATGCTTGACGACGTTCTTCGTGTTGTCGGAACGGTCTTAGATAATCGAGGGCAAAATCTTGCATTCGCAGCTTGATTAGCTGCCTGAGAGCAGGGTGTCAAAGATGCGAATAAGAACGGAAACATTACAAAAGCAGATAGCTGGAATAGCGCCTGAGTATATAATGGGGAAAAGCGTCCTGAAAATGAGTTCTTTGGAACTTCAGGAGTTTGTTCAGGCGCAGTCCATTGAAAACCCAGCTCTGGTTATAGAAGAAGTACCACAATGTCCTGTTTGTGGCCGTGACCTTTCAGATGCCGAATGTCCTGCATGCGGTTCTCATCCACTCGATGTTTCCGGTGACCAAGTTGAATCGGACGATTGGCATGAAGAGGGGTGGTTGGCAGTCCAGCGCTCATCAGAAAGTGATACTTCGTTTGAGCCTCTTTCCGTTGTGGCATCGCCCCAATCCCTTCGTGATTATTTAAAGGAGC
This genomic interval from Armatimonadota bacterium contains the following:
- a CDS encoding neutral/alkaline non-lysosomal ceramidase N-terminal domain-containing protein, with protein sequence MSKLLAGVAKSVINPPVGVDLSGYASRTSGSIGIHDDLHAKALVISDGSTKAAVVTLDLLGIDARQVADLRAEISSKTDIPMGNILISASHTHTGPATQELRVCGRVHEQYIRDLLKKIAVTVKEAEGCMQPAEFGYSVGRANIAVNRRLRTQTGETHLMPNPAGVTDPDVGVWYFRNMKGDPIAILFNYACHAVVIGDVLEISADWPGAAQRVLEKDVGGQAMFLQGCCGNINPRERFSWQVVEKLGGEVADAVKNVLPDIHLTSDAKISVAREVIELPLQPPPSREELERIIAETEKSMQASEPTSTDWRINAAYNDWAKTLLTGESKASVSIEVFRLRLGDYNIITLPGEAFVEYALQIKAMKPNTIVAAYSNGNIGYIPTKSAFPEKGYEVEVAYKLYGEQVITDEAEDLILTTARRLLT
- a CDS encoding response regulator, which gives rise to MSVKEANSVVDFSFQLPAEQGMRGVLLLDCNHQITSIDPGFCELFGVSSSEMIGKDRLQAMLQIPNLRFRNPGAFIESCQGLVSRPKKILDDVFEIVSPTHRILHRYSSPLFDSEGRCLGRIEIYSDITRRRELEHRVRQAYEELRTTQDQLIQSEKLRAVGEIASGVAHDFNNVLGIILGNIQLLARTTKDEAVLTRLNAMERAALDAAETVRRIREFTKVKPDEPFCPIDLTALASEVVEMLRPMWEDSMQAQGSKIEVNIHPLERAFALGVAAEIREVLANVLLNAIQAMPFGGKIDIVVGRNNDSSWVRVVDTGIGMSEDVKKRVFDPFFTTRGVEGAGLGMSVAYGIISRHNGNISIESKPGEGTSVTISLPAAFEIPQSDSATPEKGTAKPARILVVEDEEMFAEVFFEMLTECGHAVCIAKSGEEAIEKFKVNNFDIVFTDLGMPSMSGWQVAREIKNIEPRTPVVLLTGWGTSVNQIDVEDSSIDMVLSKPVKFEDLSSIVAEALAKKGS
- a CDS encoding sigma-54 dependent transcriptional regulator, whose amino-acid sequence is MSSKYVLVIDDEEGIRTVLADLFGEMGWHVCEAKDGKSGLDLALSEDFDLIILDLSLPRLDGLALLRKLRESKPDVPVIIITGYATMKSAIEALKLGAFDYVTKPFDLSEVQIIAQHAVERQRLIYENRYLKNELRQRHGFDNVIGLTKKVQKAYILAAKVADSNASVLILGETGVGKEYLARAIHYQSARADGPFVKVSCAALPEALLESELFGHEKGAFTGAIARRIGRFEMADGGTLFLDEIGDITPATQVKLLRVLQEKQFERVGGSETISVDVRIIAATNKDLKKAIANKEFREDLYYRLNVITINLPPLRERVEDIPELVRHFIAKYNSETGKSIEGISPEGIAMLQNYQWPGNIRELENCIERAVILCHGRTILPQHILLSEENVPFSTPAFSSDGMRSLKDVEKEHIANVLAKCNWNQSRAASILGIDRKTLRNKIREYGLGMEIAGSNPDYEQ
- a CDS encoding ATP-binding protein, which gives rise to MSNKSSNNLNVYFQQIAFCLARARDEREIAEIANNWAAEVREYVNAERLSAASRMAGWLAHRLNNSLGAISGNAQLLARRLQRDISDETALPTYLRHVESIQVETERCAQITSNLLSFTRSRSVELGRVDVKQAVEEATILASYNRGKTDIAYGKGLTNGNIYALADKELFVRAIYEVLVNAIQASEGRKVYVDVELVPPESPEWVHVLIADSGPGIPEDILLDIFDPFFSTREKAQGLGLTISLAVMRQMGGSVEVMHTGPEGTVMAIKVSARR
- a CDS encoding response regulator → MSRARILVVDDEQKLCDILKDILEIEGYEVEICFDEASAYEKLASNQFDIAIVDVFISNEPSGILLARHIAECYPETSLILMTGFADEADICRAFEAGAYACITKPFMLDDVLRVVGTVLDNRGQNLAFAA